From Spirosoma aerolatum, one genomic window encodes:
- a CDS encoding NAD(P)-binding domain-containing protein produces MSVKNVSIIGLGWLGLPLAERLLNEGFSVKGSATSAEKVTALKQKAIAAYELQLNPEPIGDLHGLLDADTLVINIPPKAGKLGDNFHPVQIQYIADALQSSFLKHIIYVSSTSVYPELNREVVEEDVLFPDQSAAPGLVRAEQLVQTLEKAEERVVTILRCGGLMGYDRIPGKYVAGRTVDTGDVPVNYLHRDDAVGILCELIGNRVGGTFNAVAPIHPTREAIYRKSCAEFEYALPTFVQPAEPVPYKLISPAKLLQAIHYPYRYPDPLQFYYQKTI; encoded by the coding sequence ATGTCCGTAAAAAACGTATCAATCATTGGTCTTGGCTGGCTTGGACTGCCACTGGCTGAGCGTTTGCTGAATGAAGGTTTTTCGGTAAAGGGAAGCGCAACGTCGGCTGAAAAAGTAACGGCGTTAAAACAGAAAGCTATTGCCGCTTATGAACTCCAGCTCAACCCAGAGCCAATCGGGGACTTACATGGCTTGCTGGATGCCGATACGCTGGTGATCAATATACCACCCAAAGCAGGAAAATTAGGTGATAATTTCCATCCAGTTCAGATTCAATATATAGCCGATGCGCTACAGAGCTCTTTCCTAAAGCATATTATTTACGTTAGCTCTACGTCGGTGTACCCAGAACTAAATCGTGAGGTTGTTGAGGAGGATGTACTCTTCCCTGATCAATCGGCTGCTCCCGGGCTGGTTCGGGCTGAACAACTTGTTCAGACACTTGAAAAAGCAGAAGAGCGAGTAGTTACGATCCTGCGTTGTGGAGGTTTAATGGGTTACGATCGCATTCCCGGTAAATACGTTGCGGGGCGAACCGTCGATACTGGCGATGTTCCTGTCAATTATCTACACCGTGATGATGCTGTGGGTATTTTGTGTGAACTGATAGGCAATCGAGTAGGGGGGACGTTCAATGCCGTAGCCCCTATTCATCCAACGCGGGAAGCTATTTATCGGAAAAGCTGCGCCGAATTTGAGTATGCATTGCCAACCTTTGTCCAACCTGCTGAACCTGTTCCTTACAAACTAATTAGCCCCGCCAAGCTCCTCCAGGCAATCCACTACCCTTATCGATATCCCGATCCGTTACAGTTTTATTACCAGAAAACGATCTAA